One window of the Sulfitobacter alexandrii genome contains the following:
- the pncB gene encoding nicotinate phosphoribosyltransferase has translation MVDIATRVWNHKWKIDPIVRSLIDTDFYKLLMCQSIFRNRPDTQVTFSLINRSDHVPLAKLIDERELREQLDHIRSLSLSRGESTWLRGNTFYGKRQMFRPDFMEWFEGLRLPPYHLERRGDQYELTFEGKWHEVMLWEIPALAVLMELRGRAVLDTMGRFELQVLYARAMTRVWEKIEQLRKIPDLSVADFGTRRRHSYLWQDWCVQAMQEGLGKAFTGTSNCKIAMSRELEAIGTNAHELPMVYAALAEDDAALAQAPYDVLSDWHDEHDGNLRIILPDTYGTKGFLDNAPDWLAGWTGIRVDSGDPATAAQIAIDWWKSRGEDPRQKRVIFSDGLDVDKIRELHDRFAGKVNVSFGWGTLLTNDFRGLVENDALAPFSLVCKAIAANGRPTVKLSDNPNKAMGPADEIERYKRVFGVGPQEAQEMVV, from the coding sequence ATGGTGGATATCGCAACCCGTGTCTGGAACCACAAGTGGAAGATCGACCCCATCGTCCGGTCCCTGATCGACACGGATTTCTACAAGTTGTTGATGTGCCAGTCCATTTTTCGGAACAGGCCTGACACGCAGGTCACTTTCTCGCTCATCAACCGCTCCGATCATGTGCCCCTTGCCAAGCTGATCGACGAACGCGAACTGCGCGAGCAACTGGACCACATCCGGTCGCTCAGCCTCAGCCGGGGGGAAAGCACGTGGCTGCGCGGCAATACGTTCTACGGAAAGCGGCAGATGTTCCGCCCCGACTTCATGGAATGGTTCGAGGGTCTGCGCCTGCCGCCCTACCACCTCGAACGGCGAGGCGACCAGTACGAGCTGACGTTCGAGGGAAAGTGGCACGAAGTCATGTTGTGGGAGATACCCGCGCTCGCCGTGCTCATGGAACTGCGTGGCCGCGCGGTGCTGGATACCATGGGCCGTTTCGAACTGCAGGTGCTTTATGCCCGCGCCATGACCCGTGTCTGGGAAAAGATCGAGCAGTTGCGCAAGATACCGGACCTGTCCGTCGCCGATTTCGGCACCCGTCGGCGGCACAGCTATCTCTGGCAGGACTGGTGCGTTCAGGCCATGCAGGAAGGATTGGGCAAGGCATTCACCGGTACGTCGAACTGCAAGATCGCCATGAGCCGCGAACTCGAGGCGATCGGCACCAACGCACACGAACTGCCCATGGTCTATGCCGCCCTGGCGGAGGATGACGCGGCACTGGCTCAGGCCCCCTACGACGTCCTGTCGGACTGGCATGACGAACACGATGGCAACCTTCGCATCATCCTGCCAGATACCTACGGGACCAAAGGTTTTCTGGACAACGCGCCCGACTGGCTGGCGGGCTGGACCGGTATCCGCGTGGACAGCGGTGATCCGGCGACGGCTGCGCAGATCGCCATCGATTGGTGGAAATCGCGTGGCGAGGATCCGCGGCAGAAAAGGGTGATCTTCTCGGACGGTCTGGACGTGGACAAGATACGCGAACTGCACGACAGGTTCGCGGGCAAGGTCAATGTCTCGTTCGGCTGGGGCACCCTGCTGACGAACGATTTCCGCGGCCTCGTCGAGAACGATGCGCTGGCGCCGTTTTCGCTTGTCTGCAAGGCGATCGCGGCGAACGGCAGGCCGACGGTGAAGCTGTCGGACAATCCGAACAAGGCGATGGGCCCGGCCGACGAGATCGAACGCTACAAGCGGGTCTTCGGTGTCGGCCCGCAGGAGGCGCAGGAAATGGTGGTTTGA
- a CDS encoding NYN domain-containing protein, which translates to MELLSSLTPGQVLFPVVLGLAAFGYVRCLTLAPWLTLLGSFALAGLISLSFPLDQENGPVWGVVALLVLVAFLLSRRGRAPGPARAAAANQVKAKDRKDIVIDGTNVLYWDGEAAELASLRIVVGALLDRGWAPVVFLDASSRHHLKDKSLDEQAFAKSLGLPRNRVMVCPAGTEADAFLLKYAREHDMPVVSNDRFRDRAQIAGKLRMVRGIFANGKPIFDGL; encoded by the coding sequence ATGGAGTTGCTTTCTAGTTTGACGCCGGGGCAAGTCTTGTTTCCCGTTGTGCTGGGGCTCGCCGCCTTCGGCTATGTCCGATGCCTGACCCTCGCGCCATGGTTGACGCTGCTCGGTTCATTCGCACTCGCCGGCCTGATCTCCCTGTCCTTCCCGCTTGACCAGGAGAATGGACCGGTCTGGGGCGTGGTCGCATTGCTGGTCCTTGTCGCGTTTCTCTTGTCGAGGCGTGGGCGCGCGCCCGGACCGGCCCGCGCTGCAGCCGCAAATCAGGTGAAGGCGAAGGATCGCAAGGATATCGTGATCGACGGGACCAATGTGCTTTACTGGGATGGCGAAGCGGCAGAGCTGGCAAGCCTGCGCATCGTGGTTGGTGCGCTGCTTGACCGGGGCTGGGCGCCGGTGGTGTTTCTCGACGCTTCATCGCGCCATCACCTCAAGGACAAGAGCCTGGACGAACAGGCCTTTGCAAAGTCGCTTGGGCTGCCCCGGAACCGGGTCATGGTCTGCCCGGCGGGAACGGAGGCCGACGCCTTCCTGCTGAAATACGCGCGAGAGCATGATATGCCGGTGGTGTCGAACGACCGGTTTCGGGATCGCGCCCAGATCGCGGGCAAACTGCGGATGGTGCGCGGCATATTTGCCAACGGTAAGCCGATCTTCGACGGACTCTAG